DNA from bacterium:
AGGTAAACGTTAAGGCGCCCCGGCTCGAGGCGCCCTTTACGCTTAACAGCGTTGCGGATATTCAGACCCCGTACGAGTGCAGGCCGCCGAAGATGAGGTTCGCGAAGAGCGTCAACACCGCCGATACGAAGATGAGCGCCGCCAGAATAGCCGCCCGCTTGCCGCGCCAACCGGCCAGGCGGCGGGCGTGCAGGTACGCCGCGGCGATAAGGAAGACGACCAGCGAGGCCGTTTCCTTCGGGTCCCAACTCCACCACACCGACCACGCCTTCTGCGCCCATATCGCGCCCGCGACCAGCGCGCCGATGGTGAACAGCGGAAAGCCGATGGCGACGGCGCGGTACTCGAGGACGTCGAGCGCTTCCTTGGAGGGCAAGTACCTGCTCGGCTTGTCGCCGCGGAAGAGGTACAGTACGGCCGCCGCGAACCCCACCGCGAACGCCCCCTCGCCCAGGCACGCCAGCGTCACGTGAATCGTCAACCACCACGACTGCAGCGCCGGGATGAGTTGCCCCTCGATCTTGGACGGGAACAGCGACGCCGACACTATCAACAGGAACGCCACCGGCATCACGAT
Protein-coding regions in this window:
- the ccsA gene encoding cytochrome c biogenesis protein CcsA; amino-acid sequence: IVMPVAFLLIVSASLFPSKIEGQLIPALQSWWLTIHVTLACLGEGAFAVGFAAAVLYLFRGDKPSRYLPSKEALDVLEYRAVAIGFPLFTIGALVAGAIWAQKAWSVWWSWDPKETASLVVFLIAAAYLHARRLAGWRGKRAAILAALIFVSAVLTLFANLIFGGLHSYGV